A single Mixta calida DNA region contains:
- the tagH gene encoding type VI secretion system-associated FHA domain protein TagH has product MRFTIITNKPGHQPPQSSCDFLPPGGTIGRGVDNNLVLPDNDRTISRLQAIVHVTADGECRITNRGNVTRVELNDIPLERGRQVELQDGDILGIDEYRLLVNDLSAAAQPAAQAAAPVSRPAPQATATAGQSAGGTAAIPSEIWESLAKEFSISDSISANRMKPAASASDAHPLTTPSTENRNPEDPLAQFNTGEPLSLERRSQAPDALFEKDELFKSDSIFNDSTPTTLVQPAAEKAAQPKAKGGEIDPLALFGGGNATPAQLNGDDPLGLMMGGAVPLAHPEDEPTQQTQLRAASNASNAPVTSAQQAPTARESAPFGGQAAAQPPSPTHQDLPGASAPSSGSSDDLFGGAEDLANSPLFADEPPKSAGKDADFAAPDQTDEALSASPLFADLPAEEPGAIEASPLFNPPPRQPETNDYGGITLPTPQAVQRSVTPTPKGRLRIDPVASTSSQPQSNDSGGEALQGELLQALLDGMGLNDMQPTPRFDRENMQQLGQMLGMFSQGTVALLSSRSILKRGVKADMTVILDDANNPFKLLPSGKTVLMQMFGSRMPGFMPPKQAVRDALVDLQAHQLGMIAGIRAIIAAMLQSFNPQQLEEEARQEGVTSRLSLPGSRKAALWEHFNRRYNETAGEIEDDFHTLFGEAFLHAYDMEVNQYKDSQTASDE; this is encoded by the coding sequence ATGCGCTTTACGATTATAACGAACAAACCGGGACATCAGCCGCCGCAGAGCAGCTGTGACTTTTTACCGCCTGGCGGCACCATCGGCCGCGGCGTCGATAACAATCTGGTGCTGCCCGATAACGATCGCACTATCTCCCGCCTGCAGGCGATTGTGCATGTCACCGCTGACGGCGAATGCCGCATTACCAATCGCGGCAACGTTACGCGCGTTGAGCTGAATGATATTCCGCTGGAGCGCGGCCGCCAGGTTGAACTGCAGGATGGCGATATTCTCGGCATTGATGAGTATCGTCTGCTGGTTAACGATCTTTCCGCCGCCGCGCAGCCTGCCGCACAGGCCGCCGCGCCGGTTTCCCGTCCGGCGCCGCAGGCGACCGCAACGGCGGGGCAGTCCGCAGGCGGCACCGCGGCCATTCCTAGCGAAATCTGGGAGAGCCTGGCAAAAGAGTTTTCAATTTCCGACAGCATCTCCGCGAACCGTATGAAACCTGCGGCGTCAGCAAGCGACGCGCATCCATTGACGACGCCGTCGACGGAAAACCGCAACCCGGAAGATCCGCTGGCGCAGTTTAATACCGGCGAACCGCTGAGCCTGGAGCGCCGCAGCCAGGCGCCCGACGCGCTGTTTGAAAAGGATGAGCTGTTTAAATCAGACAGCATCTTTAACGACAGCACGCCGACCACTCTGGTGCAGCCTGCCGCGGAAAAGGCGGCGCAGCCGAAGGCGAAAGGGGGTGAGATCGATCCGCTGGCGCTGTTTGGCGGCGGCAACGCCACACCCGCGCAGCTTAACGGCGACGATCCGCTTGGCCTGATGATGGGCGGCGCGGTGCCGCTGGCGCACCCGGAAGATGAACCGACACAGCAGACACAGCTTCGCGCGGCATCCAATGCCTCAAACGCGCCCGTGACATCCGCTCAGCAGGCGCCAACCGCGCGCGAGTCGGCTCCGTTTGGCGGGCAGGCAGCCGCGCAGCCGCCATCGCCGACGCATCAGGATCTGCCTGGCGCCTCGGCGCCGTCGTCTGGATCGTCCGACGATCTCTTTGGCGGCGCGGAGGATCTTGCCAACTCGCCGCTGTTCGCCGATGAGCCGCCGAAGTCTGCCGGTAAAGACGCCGACTTTGCCGCGCCGGATCAGACGGATGAGGCGCTGAGCGCTTCGCCGCTGTTCGCCGATCTGCCTGCGGAGGAGCCGGGGGCGATTGAAGCTTCACCCCTGTTTAACCCGCCGCCGCGCCAGCCGGAAACGAACGACTACGGCGGCATTACGCTGCCGACGCCGCAGGCAGTGCAGCGCAGCGTAACGCCGACGCCGAAGGGACGTCTGCGCATCGATCCGGTCGCTTCCACCAGCAGCCAGCCGCAGTCGAACGACAGCGGCGGCGAAGCGTTGCAGGGCGAGCTGTTGCAGGCGCTGCTGGACGGCATGGGCCTGAACGATATGCAGCCGACGCCGCGCTTCGATCGGGAAAACATGCAGCAGCTGGGTCAGATGCTCGGCATGTTCTCGCAGGGCACCGTCGCGCTGCTGTCGTCGCGTTCGATTCTGAAACGCGGCGTAAAAGCGGATATGACAGTGATCCTCGACGACGCCAACAACCCGTTTAAGCTGCTGCCCTCCGGCAAAACCGTGCTGATGCAGATGTTTGGCAGCCGTATGCCCGGCTTTATGCCGCCGAAGCAGGCGGTGCGCGACGCGCTGGTTGACCTGCAGGCGCATCAGCTGGGCATGATCGCCGGCATCCGCGCCATCATCGCCGCCATGCTGCAATCTTTTAATCCGCAGCAGCTGGAAGAAGAGGCGCGTCAGGAAGGCGTCACATCGCGTCTGTCGCTGCCCGGCAGCCGTAAAGCGGCGCTGTGGGAGCATTTCAACCGCCGCTATAACGAAACTGCGGGCGAAATTGAAGATGACTTCCATACGCTGTTCGGCGAAGCGTTTTTACACGCTTACGATATGGAAGTTAACCAGTATAAAGACTCACAGACCGCCTCGGATGAATGA
- the tssE gene encoding type VI secretion system baseplate subunit TssE, translated as MRSDSKTQPVDSGELLRGGFRFRKDQNSLSARDKLQPSLLDRLTDNEPDKRQESSNQQLISHSTLRRHVLRDLQWLFNTINSEAQHDLAPFSQVRRSVLNFGVSPLAGQRMSDIEWHDIQRKLTEAIINFEPRILPQGLQVRCISDTRSLNLHNVLSIEIKGRLWCVPYPLEFLFRTDVDLENGNFELKDVG; from the coding sequence ATGCGTAGCGACAGCAAAACGCAGCCGGTCGACAGCGGCGAGCTGCTGCGCGGCGGCTTCCGCTTCCGTAAAGATCAGAACAGCCTGAGCGCGCGCGACAAGCTACAGCCGTCGCTGTTGGATCGCCTGACGGACAACGAGCCGGACAAGCGGCAGGAGAGCAGTAACCAGCAGCTGATTTCGCACAGTACGCTGAGACGCCATGTGCTGCGCGATCTCCAGTGGCTGTTCAACACTATCAACAGCGAAGCGCAGCACGATCTGGCGCCGTTCAGTCAGGTACGCCGCTCGGTGCTGAACTTTGGCGTTTCGCCGCTGGCCGGGCAGCGGATGTCCGATATTGAGTGGCACGATATTCAGCGCAAGCTGACCGAAGCGATCATCAATTTCGAACCGCGCATTCTGCCGCAGGGCTTACAGGTGCGCTGCATCTCCGACACGCGCTCGCTCAATCTGCATAACGTCTTGTCGATTGAAATCAAAGGCCGCCTTTGGTGCGTGCCTTATCCGCTGGAGTTTCTGTTCCGCACCGATGTGGATCTGGAAAACGGCAACTTTGAGCTGAAAGATGTAGGTTAA
- the tssH gene encoding type VI secretion system ATPase TssH: protein MSEISRAVLFGKLDTLLFTSLESATAFCKLRGNPYVELVHWLHQLMQHQDGDLQQLIRHFSLDEEALTRDIVAALDRLPRGASAVSDLSEHIDSAVERAWVYGSLKFGVAQIRGGHLLIGMLKTFNLANVLKGISPQFSRLSADLLMEQFETIFANSKEAQQAAAQPPATAAAPQQQSTLAQYAQDLTARARDGKIDPIAGRDEEIRQMVDILMRRRQNNPLLTGEAGVGKTAVVEGLALRIAAGDVPPPLRDVQLWLLDIGMLQAGAGMKGEFEARLQALINEVQSSPTPIVLFIDEIHTLIGAGGQQGTGDAANLLKPALARGQLRTIGATTWAEYKKYIEKDPALTRRFQTVQVHEPDEEKALLMLRSTVNTLEKHHRVLLLDEAVSAAVKLSHRYIPARQLPDKAVALLDTACARVAVSQGAQPPQLEDCLHRIAALEIEREIAEREVKVAGGDSERIARLDAELSQLAAERDALEARWQQEREQVDAIIALRAQLCAASEEEVATLQQALAEKQQALSELQGETPLLFAAVDGNVVAAVVSDWTGIPLGRMVKNEIEAVLTLADTLNQRVIGQRHGLELIAKRVRTSRARLDDPNKPVGVFMLCGPSGVGKTETALALAESLYGGEQNIITINMSEFQEAHTVSTLKGAPPGYVGYGEGGVLTEAVRRRPYSVVLLDEIEKAHPDVHEIFFQVFDKGWMEDGEGRHIDFRNTIIILTSNIGTPLISAMCADPELMPEPEALAAALRAPLLEVFPPALLGRLLVVPYYPLSDVMLAEIVRLQLKRIQRRLEENHGIISHIDDSVISQIVQRCTEVESGGRMVDAILTNTLLPQMSQILLTASARDQRFRHLRVSYDQGEFQCQFEA, encoded by the coding sequence ATGTCAGAAATCAGCCGCGCCGTACTGTTCGGCAAACTGGACACGCTACTATTTACCTCGCTGGAGAGCGCGACGGCCTTTTGCAAGCTGCGCGGCAATCCCTATGTCGAACTGGTTCACTGGCTGCATCAGCTGATGCAGCACCAGGATGGCGATTTGCAGCAGCTGATCCGCCATTTTTCACTGGATGAAGAGGCGCTGACACGCGACATTGTGGCAGCGCTGGATCGCCTGCCGCGCGGCGCGAGCGCGGTTTCTGATCTGTCGGAGCATATCGACAGCGCCGTGGAGCGCGCCTGGGTTTACGGCTCGCTGAAGTTCGGCGTCGCGCAGATCCGCGGCGGCCATCTGCTGATCGGCATGCTGAAAACCTTCAATCTTGCCAACGTGCTGAAGGGCATTTCGCCTCAATTCAGCCGCCTGAGCGCCGACCTGCTGATGGAGCAGTTCGAGACTATCTTCGCCAACAGCAAAGAGGCGCAGCAGGCCGCCGCTCAGCCGCCGGCGACCGCCGCCGCGCCGCAGCAGCAGAGCACGTTGGCGCAGTATGCGCAGGATCTGACGGCGCGCGCGCGCGACGGCAAGATCGATCCGATCGCCGGACGTGACGAAGAGATCCGTCAGATGGTGGATATTCTGATGCGTCGCCGTCAGAACAATCCGCTGCTGACCGGCGAAGCGGGCGTCGGGAAAACCGCCGTGGTGGAAGGTCTGGCGTTGCGCATCGCTGCGGGCGACGTGCCGCCCCCGCTGCGCGACGTTCAGCTCTGGCTGCTGGATATCGGCATGTTGCAGGCGGGCGCGGGCATGAAAGGGGAGTTCGAGGCGCGTCTTCAGGCGTTGATCAACGAAGTGCAGTCCAGCCCGACGCCCATCGTGCTGTTTATCGACGAGATCCACACGCTGATCGGCGCAGGCGGACAGCAGGGCACCGGCGACGCCGCTAACCTGTTGAAGCCTGCGCTGGCGCGCGGTCAGCTGCGCACCATCGGCGCGACCACCTGGGCGGAATATAAAAAGTATATTGAGAAAGATCCGGCGCTGACCCGCCGTTTCCAGACGGTGCAGGTGCACGAGCCGGACGAAGAGAAAGCGCTGCTGATGCTGCGCAGCACCGTCAATACGCTGGAAAAACATCATCGCGTGCTGCTGCTGGACGAAGCGGTGAGCGCGGCGGTGAAGCTCTCCCATCGCTATATTCCGGCGCGTCAGCTGCCGGATAAGGCGGTGGCGCTGCTGGACACCGCCTGCGCCCGCGTCGCCGTCAGCCAGGGCGCGCAGCCGCCGCAGCTGGAGGATTGCCTGCACCGCATCGCCGCGCTGGAAATCGAGCGCGAAATCGCTGAACGCGAAGTGAAAGTGGCGGGCGGCGACAGCGAGCGCATCGCGCGTCTCGACGCCGAGCTGAGCCAGCTGGCGGCGGAGCGCGACGCGCTGGAGGCTCGCTGGCAGCAGGAGCGCGAGCAGGTGGATGCGATTATCGCGCTGCGCGCCCAGCTCTGCGCCGCGTCAGAAGAAGAGGTCGCAACCTTGCAGCAGGCGCTGGCGGAGAAGCAGCAGGCGCTGAGCGAATTGCAGGGCGAAACGCCGCTGCTGTTCGCCGCCGTGGACGGCAACGTCGTGGCGGCGGTGGTCTCCGACTGGACCGGCATCCCGCTGGGTCGCATGGTGAAGAATGAGATCGAGGCGGTGCTGACCCTGGCCGACACGCTTAATCAACGCGTTATCGGACAGCGCCACGGCCTTGAGCTGATCGCCAAACGGGTGCGCACCTCGCGCGCGCGGCTGGACGATCCAAACAAGCCGGTCGGCGTCTTTATGCTGTGCGGTCCTTCCGGCGTCGGGAAAACCGAAACCGCGCTGGCGTTAGCCGAATCGCTCTACGGCGGCGAGCAGAACATCATCACTATTAATATGAGCGAATTCCAGGAAGCGCACACCGTCTCCACGCTGAAGGGCGCGCCTCCGGGCTATGTCGGCTACGGCGAAGGCGGCGTGCTGACGGAAGCGGTGCGTCGTCGTCCCTACAGCGTGGTGCTGCTGGATGAGATCGAGAAAGCGCACCCGGACGTGCATGAAATTTTCTTCCAGGTGTTCGATAAAGGCTGGATGGAGGATGGCGAAGGACGCCATATCGATTTCCGCAATACCATTATTATTCTGACCTCGAACATCGGCACCCCGCTCATCAGCGCCATGTGCGCCGATCCTGAACTGATGCCGGAGCCGGAGGCGCTTGCCGCCGCCCTGCGCGCGCCGCTGCTGGAGGTGTTTCCTCCGGCTCTGCTTGGTCGTTTGCTGGTTGTGCCTTACTATCCATTAAGCGATGTGATGCTGGCTGAAATCGTGCGCCTGCAGCTTAAACGCATCCAGCGTCGTCTTGAAGAAAATCACGGCATCATTTCGCACATTGATGACAGCGTGATTAGCCAGATTGTCCAGCGCTGCACCGAAGTGGAATCGGGCGGACGCATGGTCGATGCCATCCTGACCAATACGCTGCTGCCGCAGATGAGCCAGATATTGCTCACGGCCAGCGCTCGTGATCAGCGTTTCCGTCACCTGCGCGTCAGCTATGACCAGGGTGAGTTTCAATGTCAGTTTGAGGCGTAA
- a CDS encoding PP2C family protein-serine/threonine phosphatase — protein MNITIASMSNQGTRESNQDQTGDIVGERSACFVVCDGVAGFPGGDLAAKLARNTIIEQFDGDEHLDAQQIRQYVNSANRAIRQQQKQERDYSRMGTTLVSLFIDRDYQLAYWAHAGDSRLYLFRRGYLCHVTTDHSLIQQMKDAGHQTDGINSNLLYFALGMGDEGRDASYSDVVPIEDGDAFLLCTDGFWHGVSQQQMQQALHMVNTPQEWLTLMHQALKNNEEQSGGDQDNYSAMAVWIGSPQDTTLLHSLSEAAQFIPLRD, from the coding sequence ATGAATATCACCATTGCCTCAATGTCGAACCAGGGAACCCGCGAGAGCAATCAGGATCAGACGGGCGACATCGTGGGCGAGCGATCCGCCTGCTTTGTGGTCTGTGACGGCGTCGCCGGTTTCCCCGGCGGCGACCTTGCCGCAAAGCTGGCGCGCAACACCATTATCGAGCAGTTTGATGGTGACGAGCATCTCGACGCGCAGCAGATCCGCCAGTACGTCAATAGCGCCAACCGGGCGATTCGCCAGCAGCAGAAGCAGGAACGCGACTACAGCCGGATGGGTACGACGCTGGTCAGCCTGTTTATCGATCGCGATTACCAACTGGCCTACTGGGCGCACGCGGGAGACAGCCGCCTCTACCTGTTTCGGCGCGGCTACCTCTGTCACGTCACGACCGATCACAGCCTGATCCAGCAGATGAAAGATGCCGGACATCAGACCGACGGCATCAACAGCAATTTGCTCTATTTCGCGCTGGGGATGGGCGATGAAGGCCGCGACGCCAGCTACAGCGACGTGGTGCCGATCGAGGACGGCGACGCCTTTCTGCTCTGCACCGACGGCTTCTGGCATGGCGTTTCGCAGCAGCAGATGCAGCAGGCGCTGCATATGGTGAACACGCCGCAAGAGTGGCTGACGCTGATGCATCAGGCATTAAAAAACAACGAGGAACAGTCGGGCGGCGATCAGGATAACTACAGCGCGATGGCCGTCTGGATCGGATCGCCGCAGGATACGACGCTGCTGCACTCGCTCTCCGAGGCGGCGCAGTTTATTCCCCTTCGCGACTAA
- a CDS encoding type VI secretion system accessory protein TagJ gives MHSLHQLLAGSSLDETLARVEAQIKAAPGDADLRAAFVQLLCLAGNWTRAQTQLKSWAALKPQAQPTVTLLDQAIRGEIQRAAVFAGQGEPRLPGDAYGWTAQLFSALQADIAGARAQADALRNAALEAAALNPGSALAQGDEEAQPFGWLVDGDSRLGPVCELLVNGHYFWVPFSAIAAMRFQAPTSVTDLVWRHTLVQLVDGAEQVCQVPVRYPFDADAQDRLRLASLTEWRPLDEAQQHYVGQGQKVWLNDEAEFPLLSLETLTFVASDVADA, from the coding sequence ATGCACTCTTTACATCAACTGCTGGCGGGAAGCTCGCTGGATGAAACGCTGGCGCGCGTTGAAGCGCAGATTAAAGCCGCACCGGGCGACGCCGATCTGCGCGCCGCGTTTGTACAGCTGCTCTGCCTGGCGGGCAACTGGACGCGGGCGCAAACCCAGCTGAAATCCTGGGCGGCGCTGAAGCCGCAGGCGCAGCCGACGGTGACGCTGCTGGATCAGGCGATCCGCGGCGAGATTCAGCGTGCGGCGGTGTTCGCCGGCCAGGGAGAGCCGCGTCTGCCGGGCGACGCTTATGGCTGGACCGCGCAGCTGTTCTCCGCATTGCAGGCGGATATTGCGGGAGCGCGCGCGCAGGCTGACGCATTGCGTAACGCTGCGCTGGAGGCCGCCGCGCTCAATCCCGGCAGCGCGCTGGCGCAGGGCGATGAAGAGGCGCAGCCGTTCGGCTGGCTGGTGGACGGCGACAGTCGCCTAGGACCGGTTTGCGAACTGCTGGTCAACGGCCACTATTTTTGGGTGCCGTTCAGCGCTATCGCCGCGATGCGCTTCCAGGCGCCGACGAGCGTGACCGACCTGGTGTGGCGCCATACGCTGGTGCAGCTGGTGGACGGCGCCGAACAGGTGTGTCAGGTGCCGGTACGCTATCCCTTTGACGCCGACGCGCAGGATCGCCTGCGTCTGGCGAGCCTGACCGAATGGCGACCGCTGGACGAAGCGCAGCAACACTATGTTGGTCAGGGACAGAAGGTGTGGCTGAACGACGAGGCGGAGTTCCCGCTGCTGAGCCTGGAGACGCTGACCTTTGTCGCCAGCGATGTGGCTGATGCGTAG
- the tssG gene encoding type VI secretion system baseplate subunit TssG has translation MSQTRRMSLRLRRLPDRFWDELMQAPWRYDLFQLLRRIDAQGGEKYPLGRAPQPRHEPLRLGQTPSLAFAPSTLASVSVREGSALHDVSILSFGLFGPNGPLPVHMTEHARERLYHHQDPSLTAFADLFHHRLTLLFYRAWADAQPTVSLDRPDGRRFDSYLASLIGMGQPAQRARGSLSEHARLMLAGHLSRHGRDAEGLEKVLRHYFNAPVRIVQNIPQWLPLDRRERARLGAGRQAPRLGESMFLGVAVRDVQHKLRIDIGPLSLARYNQFLPNARHAVELRDWVRQYLGVEYVWEVRLLLAQDEVAGVTLGGQGRLGYSAWLGHQPTPQPRGDLRFSPESSP, from the coding sequence ATGAGTCAGACCAGAAGAATGTCGCTGCGTCTGCGCCGTCTGCCGGATCGCTTCTGGGACGAACTGATGCAGGCGCCGTGGCGCTACGATCTGTTTCAGCTGCTGCGCCGCATCGACGCGCAGGGCGGCGAGAAGTATCCGCTGGGACGCGCGCCGCAGCCGCGACATGAGCCGCTGCGGCTTGGGCAGACGCCCTCGCTGGCGTTCGCTCCCTCAACGCTGGCGTCGGTTAGCGTCAGGGAAGGCAGCGCGCTGCATGACGTTTCTATTCTGAGCTTCGGCCTGTTCGGCCCCAACGGTCCGCTGCCGGTGCATATGACCGAGCATGCGCGCGAGCGGCTTTATCATCATCAGGACCCCAGCCTGACCGCGTTCGCCGACCTGTTTCATCATCGGCTGACGCTGCTGTTTTACCGCGCCTGGGCCGACGCGCAGCCGACGGTGTCGCTCGACAGGCCCGACGGACGACGCTTCGACAGCTATCTCGCCAGCCTGATCGGCATGGGACAGCCCGCGCAGCGCGCCAGAGGCAGCCTGAGCGAACACGCTCGCCTGATGCTGGCGGGCCATCTCAGCCGTCACGGTCGCGACGCCGAAGGGCTGGAGAAGGTGCTGCGGCACTATTTCAACGCGCCGGTACGCATTGTGCAGAACATCCCGCAGTGGCTGCCGCTCGACAGGCGCGAGCGGGCGCGGCTCGGCGCAGGCCGTCAGGCGCCGCGCCTCGGCGAATCAATGTTTCTCGGCGTGGCGGTGCGCGACGTGCAGCATAAGCTGCGCATTGATATCGGCCCGCTGTCGCTGGCGCGCTATAACCAGTTTCTGCCCAATGCGCGCCACGCCGTCGAGCTGCGCGACTGGGTGCGGCAGTATCTGGGCGTGGAATATGTCTGGGAAGTCCGTCTGCTGCTGGCGCAGGATGAGGTGGCGGGCGTAACGCTCGGCGGGCAGGGACGGCTGGGCTACAGCGCCTGGCTTGGCCATCAGCCGACGCCGCAGCCGCGCGGCGACCTGCGGTTCAGCCCGGAGTCGTCCCCTTAA
- the tssF gene encoding type VI secretion system baseplate subunit TssF, whose amino-acid sequence MDSKLLEYYNRELAYLREMGAEFAERYPKVAGRLGMRGIEVADPYVERMMEGFAFLTSRVQLKMDAEFPRFSQRLLEMIAPGYLAPTPSMAIAELHPDSKKGDINRGFRVPRGTMMDSQLLKKNGVTCSYTTAHEVTLLPLQIKQVELGGVPADIPLGQMGLSQRGAVSALRIRVGCDSSTTLDHVDFDRLEFFLSGPDIEALKLLELVMQHTVGIFCQTVGASPRRQVLRDDALKQEGFEPDQALLPDDLRNFDGYRLLQEYFAFPARFQFISISQLRPLLQQVDGEREFEIVLLLDKSDAALERVVDRSHLALHCTPVINLFPRVAERQKLSENSHEYHLVVDNIRPLDYEIYAVQKLYGASEGQRDEQIFRPFWSTYSHDSGDYGAYFSLRREQRTLSEHAQRYGTRTGYVGSEVFLSLVDEQHAPWRDDLRYVTADVLCTSRDLPLMLLQQDQQGFKLPDSVPAAGLTMRKGPTPPRPALAEGMATWRLISHLQMNYLSLMDGEDGEGAAALRQMLGLYANLAEAPVARQIEGIRHCQLRPVHRRVPEPGPIVFARGIGIELTVDEQAFSGSSPWLFGSVLERLFSRLVAINSFTEMTLNSQQRGEVGYWPPRMGKRALI is encoded by the coding sequence ATGGACAGTAAACTGCTCGAATACTACAACCGCGAACTGGCGTACCTGCGCGAAATGGGCGCGGAGTTTGCGGAGCGCTATCCAAAAGTGGCCGGTCGCCTCGGCATGCGGGGCATCGAGGTCGCCGATCCTTACGTTGAACGCATGATGGAGGGCTTCGCCTTTCTGACCTCGCGCGTGCAGCTGAAAATGGACGCGGAGTTTCCGCGCTTTTCGCAGCGTTTACTGGAGATGATCGCGCCCGGTTATCTGGCGCCGACGCCGTCGATGGCGATCGCCGAGCTGCATCCCGACAGCAAAAAAGGGGACATCAATCGCGGCTTCCGCGTGCCGCGCGGCACCATGATGGACAGCCAGCTGCTGAAGAAAAACGGCGTCACCTGCAGCTACACCACGGCGCACGAGGTGACGCTGCTGCCGTTGCAGATCAAACAGGTCGAACTGGGCGGCGTGCCGGCGGATATTCCGCTGGGGCAGATGGGGCTGAGCCAGCGCGGCGCGGTCAGCGCGCTGCGCATCCGCGTCGGCTGCGACAGCAGCACCACGCTCGATCATGTCGATTTCGACCGGCTGGAGTTCTTTCTGAGCGGCCCCGATATCGAAGCGCTGAAGCTGTTGGAGCTGGTGATGCAGCACACGGTGGGGATCTTCTGTCAGACGGTGGGCGCATCGCCGCGCCGTCAGGTGCTGCGCGATGACGCGCTGAAGCAGGAAGGTTTCGAGCCGGATCAGGCGCTGCTGCCGGACGATCTGCGCAACTTCGACGGCTACCGTCTGTTACAGGAGTACTTCGCCTTTCCGGCGCGCTTCCAGTTTATCAGCATCAGCCAGCTGCGCCCGCTGCTGCAACAGGTCGACGGCGAACGCGAGTTCGAGATCGTGCTGCTGCTGGATAAAAGCGACGCCGCGCTGGAACGCGTAGTGGACCGCAGCCATCTGGCGCTGCACTGCACGCCGGTCATCAACCTGTTTCCCCGCGTCGCCGAGCGCCAGAAGCTCAGCGAAAACAGCCATGAATATCATCTGGTGGTCGATAATATTCGTCCGCTCGATTATGAAATCTATGCGGTGCAGAAGCTCTACGGCGCCAGCGAAGGGCAGCGCGACGAACAGATTTTCCGTCCGTTCTGGAGCACCTACAGCCACGACAGCGGCGACTACGGCGCCTATTTTTCGCTGCGGCGCGAACAGCGCACGCTGTCGGAACATGCGCAGCGTTACGGTACCCGCACCGGCTATGTCGGTTCTGAGGTTTTCCTGTCGCTGGTGGATGAACAGCATGCGCCCTGGCGCGACGATTTGCGCTACGTCACGGCGGACGTGCTGTGCACCAGCCGCGATCTGCCGCTGATGCTGCTTCAGCAGGATCAACAGGGCTTCAAGCTGCCCGATTCGGTGCCCGCCGCCGGACTGACGATGCGCAAAGGGCCGACGCCGCCGCGTCCGGCGCTGGCCGAAGGGATGGCGACGTGGCGTTTGATCAGCCACTTGCAGATGAACTACCTCAGCCTGATGGACGGCGAGGATGGCGAAGGCGCTGCCGCGCTGCGCCAGATGCTGGGGCTTTACGCCAATCTGGCGGAGGCGCCGGTGGCGCGTCAGATTGAGGGCATTCGTCATTGCCAGCTGCGTCCGGTGCATCGGCGCGTGCCGGAGCCGGGGCCGATCGTTTTCGCCCGCGGCATCGGCATCGAGCTGACGGTGGATGAGCAGGCCTTTTCCGGCAGCAGTCCATGGCTGTTCGGCAGCGTGCTGGAGCGGCTTTTTTCGCGTCTGGTGGCGATCAATAGCTTTACCGAGATGACGTTAAACAGCCAGCAGCGTGGCGAAGTGGGTTACTGGCCGCCGCGCATGGGCAAAAGGGCGCTGATATGA
- a CDS encoding lysozyme inhibitor LprI family protein yields MPLEKMLYMKNTCIRRTYPFILMLCHATALANNVTEVIPTGVWQVKHVYIDTSVMSSSHTLPNDPSLVGRTLKFSQENINGSMLAGKGCMHPSVQPQQRTYLDKLLSSTFGTTKEGSIAANYLLPQKAEAQVSPLVIDCTEGLFGPSGESIDSWLVWLSEQSIMINWDNNTLLTLDKVQADALPSPSFNCQRVTAVTERKICTSFELAAWDHSVNDAYKMVEAELKRLGKPEELDELKKSQRKWIADRNACNEDEVCLAKKMEERVFDLTASIE; encoded by the coding sequence GTGCCTTTAGAAAAGATGTTATATATGAAAAATACATGCATTCGTCGCACATATCCTTTTATATTAATGTTATGTCATGCCACTGCGCTGGCGAATAACGTAACTGAGGTTATCCCTACAGGCGTTTGGCAAGTTAAACATGTTTATATAGATACGTCAGTAATGTCTTCCTCTCATACGTTACCAAACGATCCTTCTTTGGTAGGGCGAACGCTAAAATTCTCGCAAGAGAATATTAATGGATCAATGTTAGCAGGAAAGGGTTGCATGCATCCTTCTGTGCAGCCGCAGCAACGCACTTATTTAGATAAACTGCTGTCATCAACCTTTGGCACAACGAAAGAAGGCTCAATTGCCGCCAATTATTTACTGCCGCAAAAAGCAGAGGCTCAGGTAAGTCCGTTGGTTATTGACTGTACTGAAGGTTTATTCGGGCCTTCCGGTGAATCTATTGACAGTTGGTTGGTATGGCTCTCTGAGCAGTCAATAATGATTAACTGGGATAACAATACTTTGTTAACATTAGATAAAGTGCAAGCTGATGCACTGCCTTCACCTTCTTTTAACTGCCAACGCGTGACTGCTGTTACGGAAAGAAAAATTTGTACCTCATTTGAATTGGCGGCATGGGATCATAGCGTTAACGATGCGTATAAAATGGTTGAGGCTGAGCTCAAAAGACTTGGCAAGCCTGAGGAATTAGATGAGTTAAAAAAATCGCAAAGGAAATGGATAGCTGACAGAAATGCATGTAATGAAGATGAAGTTTGTCTGGCTAAAAAAATGGAAGAACGCGTGTTTGATTTAACGGCAAGCATTGAGTAA